In Bradyrhizobium guangxiense, the following are encoded in one genomic region:
- a CDS encoding DUF2336 domain-containing protein yields the protein MMANSPADILVELENAVATCPLDRCARILEGILQLLTGSCDRSQELLANVVDGVLLRLTERVEARALVRLGVALAELKVAPPQTSRRLASHDDPDVACPVLRNSQALSTSELETIAISSGERQQLAIAARAFIEPPLTEALIGRGGRAVHLALISNAGARLSDAAYAAIIEKCVSDDELTKALALRPGTPDAVVRKLLSASPSPNVRAEPRAPSVSPPQAPTPTVPKLPSAAAYSSARPEIVALNRIGKLNDSTVNRFAIRGETANLFTALSVLSGTPIEIVEHVMTDDDCEGLVMACRASRLNWQTTLAILSNRSGTRLSFAERERAQHLFETLLLSTSQWTVRWGEIAANAQGNGCGKHGARAGVSR from the coding sequence ATGATGGCAAATTCGCCTGCCGATATTTTGGTCGAGTTGGAAAATGCGGTCGCAACGTGTCCGCTGGACCGTTGCGCCCGTATCCTCGAAGGCATTTTGCAGTTGCTCACTGGGAGCTGCGACCGGTCTCAGGAATTGCTTGCCAATGTGGTCGACGGCGTCCTGCTGCGATTGACGGAGCGGGTCGAGGCCCGCGCATTGGTTCGTCTCGGCGTGGCGCTTGCCGAGCTCAAGGTGGCTCCGCCGCAGACCTCGCGACGACTTGCCTCACACGACGATCCCGACGTGGCCTGCCCCGTTCTGCGCAACTCGCAGGCGCTGTCCACGTCCGAGCTCGAAACGATCGCGATTTCGAGCGGTGAACGGCAGCAACTCGCGATCGCCGCCCGCGCATTCATCGAGCCGCCATTGACCGAGGCGCTCATCGGGCGCGGCGGCCGCGCCGTCCACCTTGCGCTGATCAGCAATGCAGGGGCACGGCTCTCCGATGCCGCCTACGCCGCAATCATTGAAAAGTGCGTGAGCGATGACGAGCTCACGAAGGCTCTGGCGCTCCGACCGGGCACGCCCGATGCGGTTGTGCGGAAGTTGCTATCGGCCTCACCGAGCCCCAACGTTCGCGCGGAGCCGAGGGCTCCCTCCGTCTCGCCTCCTCAAGCGCCGACACCGACTGTGCCCAAGCTGCCCAGCGCGGCCGCCTATTCCAGCGCGCGGCCGGAGATCGTCGCGCTCAACCGCATCGGCAAGCTCAACGATTCCACGGTGAACCGCTTCGCGATCCGCGGCGAGACGGCCAATCTATTCACCGCCTTGTCAGTGCTTTCGGGGACTCCCATCGAGATTGTCGAGCACGTCATGACCGACGACGATTGCGAGGGTCTCGTCATGGCCTGCCGGGCTTCGCGGCTGAACTGGCAGACCACGCTTGCGATCCTGAGCAACCGCAGCGGCACCAGGCTTTCCTTTGCCGAGCGCGAGCGCGCGCAACACCTGTTCGAGACACTGCTTCTGTCGACCAGCCAGTGGACGGTGCGATGGGGGGAAATCGCCGCCAATGCCCAGGGCAATGGTTGCGGAAAACATGGCGCAAGAGCGGGGGTTAGCCGATGA
- a CDS encoding MBL fold metallo-hydrolase, producing MKQLRIGDITIDAVIEREGPWRRPQDFFPAYDAGVFARHLPTMEPEVFDAARGMMVITYQTFVVRTPRYTILVDTCTGEDKGHPPPFDFAGKERWRNELFALGISFEQIDYVFCTHLHIDHTGWNTTLRDGRWVPTFPNAKYVFHKGEYAAWEAEHAKGSTPPGTVFRDNCLPIVEAGQALLVDDDYALDDTVTLTPTPGHSPCHCCVNIFSKGQRAVVAGDLMHHQIQCREPDWSAKPDWDPKQSAVSRRKFFASVADTDTLILPIHFPAPTVGWIKPLGGAFDYKFRRE from the coding sequence ATGAAGCAGCTTCGGATCGGCGACATCACCATCGATGCGGTGATCGAGCGGGAAGGGCCATGGCGGCGGCCACAGGATTTCTTCCCGGCTTATGATGCTGGCGTGTTCGCCCGTCATTTGCCGACGATGGAGCCCGAGGTGTTCGACGCCGCGCGTGGCATGATGGTGATCACCTATCAGACCTTCGTCGTGCGCACGCCGCGCTACACCATTCTGGTCGACACCTGCACCGGCGAAGACAAGGGCCATCCGCCGCCGTTCGATTTTGCCGGCAAGGAGCGTTGGCGCAACGAGCTGTTCGCACTCGGCATCTCTTTCGAGCAGATCGACTACGTGTTCTGCACCCATCTGCACATCGATCACACGGGCTGGAACACGACGTTGCGCGACGGTCGCTGGGTGCCGACCTTCCCGAACGCGAAATACGTCTTCCACAAGGGCGAATATGCCGCCTGGGAGGCGGAGCATGCCAAGGGCAGCACTCCGCCCGGCACCGTGTTTCGCGACAATTGCCTGCCGATCGTCGAGGCGGGACAGGCGTTATTGGTCGACGACGACTACGCGCTCGACGATACCGTCACGCTGACACCGACGCCGGGGCATTCGCCCTGCCATTGCTGTGTGAACATCTTTTCCAAGGGCCAGCGCGCGGTGGTCGCGGGCGACCTCATGCATCACCAGATCCAGTGCCGCGAGCCGGACTGGTCGGCGAAGCCGGATTGGGATCCGAAGCAATCGGCGGTGTCGCGGCGGAAATTCTTCGCGTCCGTGGCTGATACCGACACGCTGATTTTGCCGATCCACTTTCCCGCGCCGACGGTGGGCTGGATCAAGCCGCTGGGCGGGGCATTCGATTATAAGTTCAGACGGGAGTGA
- a CDS encoding alpha/beta hydrolase, which produces MAAPLDPVIAQIIPLMPMRDPTVMTPQSARDSLRALAASRAAIPPPPVDSVEDIKVKGGAGTLSARVYRIGTTPAPTVVFFHGGGWVAGDLETHDRQARNLAIETGAVVVSVDYRRPPETPFPGAFEDAFAAVSDVFGRVAEFGKDDRRLGVAGDSAGGNLAATTAIACRDAGIKLAAQLLVYPVTDVLGAYADAGENARYPSRAENADGYFLTRATMEWFCGHYLADPTHASDWRVSPLRAASLAGVAPAIVTTAWFDPLRDEGAAYARALEAAGVKVKHHEGPGLIHGYFGMGDASDVARAEAQRARADFKALLARGV; this is translated from the coding sequence ATGGCCGCGCCGCTCGACCCCGTCATCGCCCAGATCATTCCGCTCATGCCGATGCGCGATCCCACGGTCATGACGCCACAGAGCGCCCGCGATTCCTTGCGCGCACTGGCTGCCTCGCGCGCCGCCATCCCGCCCCCGCCCGTCGATAGCGTCGAGGATATCAAGGTGAAAGGCGGCGCCGGCACGCTTTCTGCGCGCGTCTACCGGATCGGCACCACGCCGGCGCCGACCGTGGTGTTCTTCCATGGTGGCGGCTGGGTTGCGGGCGACCTCGAGACCCACGATCGGCAGGCGCGCAACCTTGCGATCGAGACCGGCGCCGTCGTCGTCTCCGTCGACTATCGGCGCCCGCCTGAAACGCCCTTTCCCGGCGCCTTCGAAGACGCCTTTGCCGCCGTGAGCGACGTGTTTGGCCGCGTCGCGGAATTTGGCAAGGACGATAGACGCCTCGGCGTTGCCGGCGACAGCGCCGGCGGCAATCTCGCGGCCACCACCGCAATCGCCTGCCGCGATGCCGGTATCAAGCTCGCTGCGCAATTGCTGGTCTATCCCGTGACAGACGTTCTCGGCGCTTACGCCGATGCGGGTGAGAACGCGCGCTATCCCTCGCGCGCCGAGAATGCCGACGGCTACTTCCTGACGCGCGCCACGATGGAATGGTTTTGCGGCCATTATCTCGCCGATCCCACCCACGCCAGCGACTGGCGCGTCTCGCCGCTGCGCGCGGCGTCGCTCGCCGGCGTCGCGCCCGCGATCGTGACCACCGCCTGGTTCGATCCCCTGCGCGACGAGGGCGCGGCCTATGCACGGGCGCTGGAGGCCGCGGGCGTGAAGGTCAAGCACCATGAGGGTCCCGGCCTGATCCACGGCTATTTCGGCATGGGCGACGCCTCGGACGTCGCGCGCGCCGAAGCGCAGCGCGCGCGGGCTGACTTCAAGGCGTTGCTCGCGCGAGGCGTTTGA
- a CDS encoding HD-GYP domain-containing protein: MQNARTILSPADRDGVREKEAARPFVHVLADRSEKLAGVCAMLEERFAVAGERLDAEAKLSQVPSAIVIRADLRDIDNIAAIKKRAGKLAKAKKRIFLLEHSSHVGISQAYALGATLVLPGPVNRPRLLAALSDPANPSLSSSETAQSDTAVEAAATAIASMFTAVTLDQPLDVDGTKEAGRQIADRITERGLSEWLTTVRRHHEGTYQHCLLVTGVAIDFGLSLGVGRADLERLYSAAMFHDIGKAQIPLAILDKPDRLDAEERALIETHPVVGYAFLKGHDKISPEILDAVRHHHEYLDGSGYPDALCAESIGDIVRILTISDIFAALIEHRHYKPTMPRAEAYNVLCGMNGKLEKALVHSFKQVALTR, translated from the coding sequence GTGCAGAACGCGCGAACCATCCTCAGCCCCGCTGACAGAGACGGCGTCCGCGAGAAGGAAGCGGCCCGCCCGTTCGTGCACGTGCTGGCCGACAGATCCGAGAAGCTGGCGGGCGTCTGCGCGATGCTCGAGGAGCGTTTCGCCGTCGCGGGCGAACGGCTGGACGCCGAAGCCAAGCTCTCGCAGGTGCCTTCCGCCATCGTCATCCGTGCGGATCTGCGCGACATCGACAATATCGCGGCCATCAAGAAGCGGGCTGGCAAGCTCGCCAAGGCGAAAAAGCGGATATTTCTCCTCGAGCACAGCTCTCACGTCGGTATCTCGCAAGCCTACGCGCTCGGGGCGACGCTCGTCCTGCCCGGTCCGGTCAACCGACCCAGACTGCTGGCGGCCCTGTCCGATCCGGCGAATCCATCTCTCTCATCGAGCGAGACCGCCCAGTCCGATACCGCGGTCGAGGCGGCGGCAACCGCGATCGCCTCGATGTTCACGGCGGTCACCCTTGACCAGCCCCTCGACGTCGACGGCACCAAGGAGGCCGGCCGCCAGATTGCCGATCGCATCACCGAGCGAGGCCTTTCGGAATGGCTGACGACGGTACGGCGACACCACGAGGGAACCTACCAGCACTGCCTGCTCGTGACCGGGGTCGCCATCGACTTCGGCCTGAGCCTCGGTGTCGGTCGGGCCGATCTGGAGCGCCTCTACTCGGCAGCCATGTTCCACGACATCGGCAAGGCGCAGATCCCGCTCGCCATTCTCGACAAGCCGGACCGCCTCGATGCGGAGGAACGGGCCCTGATCGAGACCCATCCGGTCGTAGGCTACGCGTTTCTGAAGGGGCACGACAAGATTTCACCGGAAATTCTCGATGCCGTTCGCCATCATCACGAGTACCTCGACGGCAGCGGCTATCCCGATGCGCTCTGCGCCGAGAGTATCGGCGACATCGTGCGGATTCTGACCATCTCGGACATCTTCGCGGCGCTGATCGAGCACCGGCACTACAAGCCGACCATGCCGCGCGCGGAGGCCTACAACGTCTTGTGCGGGATGAATGGGAAGCTGGAAAAGGCTCTGGTCCATTCATTCAAGCAGGTTGCGCTCACGCGGTGA
- a CDS encoding PilZ domain-containing protein: MKFDGRKAARVRMDHRQPINLMGSDGTWRRSCVLLDVSQTGAKVEVEGTLDVLQAKEFFMRLSSTGLAYRRCELVWIDGTTAGIHFVTADGKKKQASAPSAAPQTMVRSK, from the coding sequence ATGAAATTCGACGGCCGCAAGGCAGCGCGCGTACGGATGGACCACAGGCAGCCGATCAATCTGATGGGCTCCGACGGCACCTGGAGGCGCAGCTGCGTTCTGCTCGACGTGTCGCAGACAGGCGCGAAGGTCGAGGTCGAGGGCACGCTGGACGTCCTGCAGGCCAAGGAGTTCTTCATGCGGCTGTCATCGACCGGGCTCGCCTACCGGCGCTGCGAGCTGGTCTGGATCGACGGCACCACAGCCGGCATTCACTTCGTGACTGCGGACGGCAAGAAGAAACAGGCCAGCGCACCGTCGGCCGCTCCGCAGACCATGGTGCGGAGCAAATAG
- a CDS encoding cupin domain-containing protein, with translation MDAMIPKHQGAADQHSHLVRPQDMAWQTTRFPGCEAKTLLFDRRTGLMTALMRFAPGSVLPDHEHVGIEQSWVIEGALVDKEGPAQGIACRAGEFIWREAGSRHAAWCPEGALILAIFQVPNKFFEADGRVVDAAGQDWDETWGHTGLQRAQSA, from the coding sequence ATGGACGCAATGATCCCGAAACACCAGGGAGCCGCCGATCAGCATTCGCACCTGGTTCGGCCTCAAGACATGGCATGGCAGACGACGCGCTTTCCGGGGTGCGAGGCCAAGACGCTGCTGTTCGATCGCCGCACGGGGCTGATGACCGCCTTGATGCGGTTTGCGCCTGGATCGGTGCTGCCGGATCACGAGCATGTCGGCATCGAGCAAAGCTGGGTGATCGAGGGCGCACTCGTCGATAAGGAGGGCCCCGCTCAGGGCATCGCCTGCAGGGCCGGCGAATTCATCTGGCGCGAGGCGGGCAGCCGCCACGCGGCCTGGTGTCCGGAGGGCGCGCTGATCCTGGCGATCTTCCAGGTGCCGAACAAGTTCTTCGAGGCGGACGGCCGCGTCGTCGACGCCGCCGGCCAGGATTGGGACGAGACCTGGGGGCACACTGGCCTGCAGCGGGCGCAGAGCGCCTGA
- a CDS encoding LysR family transcriptional regulator yields MTLEQLRIFAAVADKQHVTQAAHELNLTQSATSAAIAALEGRYGVRLFDRVGRGIVLTHMGRTFLGEARAVLARAHAAEQVLRDFAGLKAGRLVIAASQTVGSYWLPMRLLAFQAVHPGIEIDVRIANSEQVATDVRDGMADVGFVEGDIDDAALPARRVDGDALVAVVGARHPLASQKKLPADWMTRTSWILREPGSGTRAMFERALKKRGVRLADLTVQLELASNEAIRTAVETGGCAAAISDLVVEKAITAKQLVQLEDELAKRSFYALRHKERHISKAEAALMSSIAAGAAP; encoded by the coding sequence ATGACGCTCGAACAGCTCCGGATCTTCGCCGCTGTCGCCGACAAGCAGCACGTCACCCAGGCCGCCCACGAATTGAATCTGACACAATCAGCCACGAGCGCGGCAATCGCCGCGCTCGAAGGACGCTACGGGGTCAGGTTGTTCGATCGGGTGGGACGCGGCATTGTTCTCACGCATATGGGCCGGACGTTTCTCGGTGAAGCGCGTGCGGTGCTCGCGCGCGCGCACGCCGCCGAGCAGGTCCTGCGCGATTTTGCCGGCCTCAAGGCCGGACGACTGGTGATCGCGGCAAGCCAGACGGTCGGGAGCTACTGGCTTCCGATGAGGTTGCTGGCGTTTCAGGCCGTCCATCCCGGCATCGAAATCGACGTCAGGATCGCCAACAGCGAGCAGGTTGCAACCGACGTTCGCGACGGTATGGCGGATGTCGGCTTTGTCGAGGGCGACATTGATGACGCCGCATTGCCCGCCCGCCGGGTCGACGGCGATGCGCTGGTTGCCGTCGTGGGTGCGCGGCACCCTCTGGCGAGCCAAAAGAAGCTGCCCGCCGACTGGATGACCAGGACATCGTGGATCCTTCGCGAGCCGGGCTCCGGAACGCGGGCCATGTTCGAGCGTGCGCTGAAGAAGCGCGGGGTGCGTCTCGCCGACCTGACGGTGCAGCTCGAACTGGCCTCGAACGAGGCGATCAGGACCGCGGTCGAAACGGGCGGCTGCGCCGCAGCCATCTCCGATCTCGTGGTCGAGAAGGCGATAACGGCAAAACAGCTCGTTCAGCTCGAGGACGAATTGGCGAAGCGTTCGTTCTACGCGCTCCGCCACAAGGAGCGGCATATCAGCAAGGCGGAAGCCGCCCTGATGTCCAGCATCGCCGCCGGCGCCGCACCATAG
- a CDS encoding alpha/beta hydrolase: MNRTTTSAPFTEASLVNQAATTTPAPANDPRIDPEVRAFLANINRDSSPFWELPQPKPQDVLTSLQSQTAVDMSGVITTEQTIELDGHTVKLYVMKPEHLAGRPGVVLFIHGGVWIVGNFQNHQRLLRDLVVGSGQIGAFVEYTPLPEAKYPVQLEECYAALKWIAAHADEFGADGSRIAIAGNSVGGNMSAALALMAKDRKGPKISYQALLIPATDASVDTASYHEYGTGRFLARAFMKYGWDLYAPAAKTRDNPYVSPLRAGSEELKGLPPALVITAENDPLRDEGEAYARKLKEAGVSVDAVRYNGTIHDFVLLNALRHVPSTEAAIEQVNQGLRRHLAAATD, encoded by the coding sequence ATGAACCGCACCACAACGTCAGCCCCCTTTACGGAAGCAAGCCTGGTGAATCAGGCCGCAACGACTACGCCGGCCCCCGCGAACGACCCACGCATCGATCCCGAGGTTCGTGCGTTTCTCGCAAACATCAACAGGGACAGTTCGCCGTTCTGGGAGCTGCCCCAACCCAAGCCGCAGGACGTGCTGACATCGCTGCAGTCGCAGACTGCCGTGGACATGTCCGGTGTCATCACCACCGAGCAGACGATCGAGCTGGATGGGCACACCGTGAAGCTCTATGTCATGAAGCCCGAGCATCTGGCCGGCAGACCCGGCGTCGTGCTTTTCATCCATGGCGGTGTCTGGATCGTCGGCAACTTCCAGAACCATCAGCGCCTGTTGCGGGATCTGGTCGTGGGCTCGGGGCAGATCGGCGCATTCGTCGAGTACACGCCGTTGCCGGAGGCGAAGTATCCGGTGCAACTTGAGGAATGCTACGCCGCGCTCAAGTGGATCGCGGCGCATGCTGACGAATTCGGCGCCGACGGAAGCCGTATTGCGATTGCAGGCAACTCCGTCGGTGGCAACATGAGTGCAGCACTGGCCCTCATGGCCAAGGATCGCAAGGGGCCGAAGATCAGCTACCAGGCGCTGCTCATCCCTGCGACGGACGCCAGCGTCGATACCGCATCATATCATGAATACGGAACCGGCCGTTTCCTTGCTCGCGCCTTCATGAAGTACGGCTGGGATCTCTACGCGCCCGCCGCGAAGACCCGGGACAATCCCTATGTATCGCCGCTGCGCGCCGGCAGCGAAGAATTGAAGGGACTGCCGCCCGCGCTCGTCATCACCGCGGAGAACGATCCGCTGCGCGATGAAGGCGAGGCCTATGCAAGGAAGCTGAAGGAGGCCGGGGTCAGCGTGGACGCGGTTCGCTACAACGGCACGATCCATGATTTCGTGCTGCTCAACGCACTGCGTCACGTTCCCTCCACCGAAGCTGCCATCGAACAGGTGAACCAGGGTCTGCGTCGGCATCTCGCAGCCGCGACCGATTGA
- a CDS encoding YeiH family protein: protein MTFVQNSRPYPVARAMRDNILSSGNSALAIVPGVALAGTIAAVSNMMRSIPAVATFSPMILAIAIGMAVRNLAGTPALARAGISFSMRRLLRLAIALLGFQITLTQLAAVGTKGILIVVGTLVATFVFTLAAGHVLGVERTLSQLIAAGTSICGASAVVATNSVTEASDEDVAYAIACVTIFGSIAMFVYPMLPRLLHLDADAYGLWSGASIHEIAQVAAASFQNSQRAGEMATVAKLARVMLLAPVVLSLSVVTRASTQRAGGKSARPPIPWFAIGFAAIAALNSVVCIPADLRSAAITLSTFLLTMALAAMGLETDVSKLYAEGLRPAILGGLAFLFIAAFSLTLIKFVG, encoded by the coding sequence ATGACCTTTGTTCAGAATTCCCGTCCATACCCCGTCGCGCGTGCCATGCGCGACAACATCCTGTCATCTGGAAACTCCGCCCTCGCGATCGTCCCCGGCGTCGCGCTGGCCGGGACCATTGCCGCGGTCTCCAACATGATGCGCAGTATTCCTGCCGTCGCGACGTTCAGCCCCATGATCCTGGCCATCGCGATCGGAATGGCCGTGCGCAACCTTGCCGGAACACCGGCTCTCGCCCGCGCCGGAATCAGCTTCAGCATGCGCCGTTTGCTTCGGCTGGCGATCGCTCTGCTGGGCTTCCAGATCACGTTGACCCAGCTTGCCGCCGTCGGCACCAAGGGGATTCTCATCGTCGTCGGCACGCTCGTCGCCACGTTCGTATTCACCCTCGCAGCCGGGCATGTATTGGGCGTCGAGCGCACGCTCAGTCAGCTGATCGCGGCAGGCACCTCGATCTGCGGCGCGTCAGCCGTCGTTGCGACCAACAGCGTCACCGAAGCTTCCGACGAGGACGTCGCATATGCAATCGCTTGCGTCACGATCTTCGGCTCGATCGCGATGTTCGTCTATCCCATGCTGCCTCGCCTTCTGCATCTCGATGCCGATGCCTACGGCCTCTGGAGCGGCGCGTCGATCCACGAGATCGCCCAGGTGGCTGCCGCCTCCTTCCAGAACAGCCAGCGCGCGGGTGAAATGGCGACCGTTGCCAAGCTTGCCCGCGTCATGCTGCTCGCACCCGTCGTCCTGAGCCTGAGCGTCGTCACACGGGCTTCGACGCAGCGAGCCGGCGGCAAGTCGGCAAGGCCGCCCATCCCCTGGTTCGCGATCGGCTTTGCCGCGATAGCCGCGCTAAACAGCGTCGTGTGCATTCCGGCGGACCTCAGGAGCGCGGCGATCACGCTTTCGACCTTCCTGCTCACGATGGCGCTCGCGGCCATGGGCCTTGAGACCGACGTCTCGAAGTTGTACGCGGAGGGGCTGCGTCCGGCTATACTGGGCGGGCTGGCCTTCCTCTTCATCGCAGCCTTCAGCCTGACCCTCATCAAATTCGTGGGATGA
- a CDS encoding ABC-F family ATP-binding cassette domain-containing protein produces MIRLDNVSKQAGHQILFIEASAALNKGEKIGLVGPNGAGKSTLFRMIAGEELPDEGQVSIDRGITIGYFNQDVGEMSGRSAVAEVMDGAGPVSEVAAELRELEAAMADPDKADQMDEIIARYGEVQHRFEELDGYALDGRAREALAGLGFSQEMMDGDVGKLSGGWKMRVALARILLMRPDVMLLDEPSNHLDLESLIWLEKFLHDYEGTLLMTSHDREFINRVISKVIEIDSGSLTTYTGDYEFYEQQRAQNEKQQQAQFERQQAMLAKEIKFIERFKARASHAAQVQSRVKKLDKIERVEPPRRRQSVAFGFPPAPRSGEDVVALKSVHKGYGSKRIYDGLDFMIRRRERWCVMGVNGAGKSTLLKLVAGASEPDQGTVALGGSVKMGYFAQHAMDLLDGERTVFQSLEDAFPTAGQGSLRALAGCFGFSGDDVEKRCRVLSGGEKARLVMAKMLFDPPNFLVLDEPTNHLDLATKEMLIAALADFEGTMLFVSHDRHFLATLSNRVLELTPEGIHQFGGGYTEYVARTGQEAPGLRS; encoded by the coding sequence ATGATCCGCCTCGACAACGTCAGCAAGCAAGCCGGCCACCAGATCCTGTTCATTGAAGCCTCCGCCGCCCTCAACAAGGGTGAGAAGATCGGGCTGGTCGGCCCCAACGGCGCCGGCAAGAGCACCCTGTTCCGGATGATCGCCGGGGAGGAGCTGCCCGACGAGGGCCAGGTCTCGATCGATCGCGGCATCACCATCGGCTATTTCAACCAGGACGTCGGCGAGATGTCTGGCCGCAGCGCCGTGGCCGAGGTGATGGATGGCGCCGGTCCCGTCAGCGAGGTCGCGGCCGAGTTGCGCGAGCTCGAGGCCGCGATGGCCGACCCCGACAAGGCCGACCAGATGGACGAGATCATCGCCCGCTACGGCGAGGTGCAGCACCGTTTCGAGGAGCTCGACGGCTACGCGCTCGACGGCCGCGCGCGCGAAGCGCTGGCCGGCCTCGGGTTCAGCCAGGAGATGATGGACGGCGACGTCGGCAAGCTCTCCGGCGGCTGGAAGATGCGTGTGGCGCTGGCGCGCATCCTCCTGATGCGGCCCGACGTCATGCTGCTCGACGAGCCGAGCAACCATCTCGACCTCGAAAGCCTGATCTGGCTGGAAAAATTCCTGCACGATTACGAAGGCACGCTGCTGATGACCTCGCACGACCGCGAGTTCATCAACCGCGTGATCTCCAAGGTGATCGAGATCGATTCCGGCTCGCTCACCACCTACACCGGCGACTACGAGTTCTACGAGCAGCAGCGCGCGCAGAACGAGAAGCAGCAGCAGGCGCAGTTCGAGCGCCAGCAGGCCATGCTGGCCAAGGAGATCAAGTTCATCGAGCGCTTCAAGGCGCGCGCCTCGCATGCGGCGCAGGTGCAGAGCCGGGTGAAGAAGCTCGACAAGATCGAGCGGGTCGAGCCGCCGCGCCGCCGCCAGAGCGTGGCGTTCGGCTTTCCGCCGGCGCCGCGCTCGGGCGAAGACGTCGTCGCGCTCAAGAGCGTGCACAAGGGGTACGGCTCGAAGCGCATCTATGATGGCCTTGATTTCATGATCCGCCGTCGGGAGCGCTGGTGCGTGATGGGCGTCAACGGCGCCGGCAAGTCGACGCTGCTCAAGCTCGTCGCCGGCGCGAGCGAGCCGGATCAGGGCACGGTGGCTCTCGGCGGCAGCGTCAAGATGGGCTATTTCGCCCAGCACGCCATGGACCTGCTCGACGGCGAACGCACTGTGTTCCAGTCGCTGGAAGATGCGTTTCCGACCGCGGGGCAGGGATCATTGCGCGCGCTCGCCGGCTGCTTCGGCTTCTCCGGCGACGACGTCGAGAAGCGCTGCCGCGTGCTCTCGGGCGGCGAGAAGGCGCGCCTCGTCATGGCCAAGATGCTGTTCGACCCGCCGAACTTTCTGGTGCTGGATGAGCCGACCAACCATCTCGATCTCGCCACCAAGGAAATGCTGATCGCGGCGCTGGCGGATTTCGAAGGCACCATGCTGTTCGTCTCGCACGATCGGCATTTTCTGGCCACGCTCTCGAACCGCGTGCTGGAGCTGACGCCGGAAGGCATCCACCAGTTCGGCGGCGGTTACACCGAATATGTCGCGCGCACCGGGCAGGAGGCGCCGGGGTTGCGGTCGTAG
- a CDS encoding nitroreductase has protein sequence MEFETLVQSRRSVRGFDKKPVPRAVIEAIIESAKRAPSSMNTQPWHVHVLTGAPLEEVRRRNMEEMAGGAKVKRDIVSHGEYQGVHRTRQVDIAKKLFGAMGIARDDKPMRQDWVLRGFRQFDAPVSLVLTYDRVLDPGAVCHFDLGALCYGIVLAAWDRGLGSVINGQGIMRSDIVREVARIPEDEVIMTCVAMGYPDDGFAANAVRSDREHNQEFVRYVGFAD, from the coding sequence GTGGAATTCGAAACGCTGGTCCAGTCGCGCCGCAGCGTGCGTGGTTTCGACAAGAAGCCGGTGCCGCGCGCGGTGATCGAGGCGATCATCGAGAGTGCCAAGCGTGCGCCGTCGTCGATGAACACCCAGCCCTGGCATGTCCATGTGCTCACCGGCGCGCCACTCGAAGAGGTGCGCCGCCGCAACATGGAGGAGATGGCCGGCGGCGCCAAGGTCAAGCGCGACATCGTCAGCCACGGCGAGTACCAGGGCGTGCATCGCACGCGGCAGGTCGACATCGCCAAGAAATTGTTCGGCGCGATGGGAATCGCGCGCGACGACAAGCCGATGCGGCAGGACTGGGTGCTGCGGGGCTTCCGCCAGTTCGACGCGCCGGTCTCGCTGGTCCTGACCTACGACCGCGTGCTCGATCCCGGCGCGGTCTGTCATTTCGATCTCGGCGCGCTCTGCTACGGCATCGTGCTCGCGGCGTGGGATCGCGGTCTCGGTTCGGTGATCAACGGGCAGGGCATCATGCGCTCTGATATCGTGCGCGAGGTCGCGAGGATTCCGGAGGACGAGGTCATCATGACCTGCGTTGCGATGGGCTATCCCGATGACGGCTTTGCCGCGAACGCGGTGCGCTCGGATCGGGAGCACAATCAGGAGTTCGTGCGCTACGTGGGTTTTGCCGATTAG